In a genomic window of Thiolapillus brandeum:
- the tnpC gene encoding IS66 family transposase, translating to MTYRRRKRKQRNADDVTDSGLRFGPDVPIEVIELSAPQLNGPEADQYEVIDTKISRRLAQRPGSYVVLEYRRPVLRHKPGRHLMEVPAPSAVFEGSLADVSLLAGILVDKFCYHLPLYRQHQRLKDAGITLSRSTLTNYVQRSIELLEPIVDAQWRHILQSRVLAMDETPIKAGRKKKGQMQSTWYWPIYGEDDELCFTWSSSRGSAHIEQQLKSFAGVLLSDGYAAYDRYAKNKPQITQAQCWAHTRRYFERAQKSDPLAQEALTLIGGLYRVEQQIREKGLEGQKKLDYRSRHALPIFEAFFAWCHQQRQRMDLVNTDPLAKALVYADNHREQLKIYLGDPEVPIDTNHLERALRVIPMGRKNWLFCWSEVGAKHVGIIQSLLTTCRLHNVDPYTYLVDVLQRVALHPARDVEELTPRCWKEHFAANPLRSDLEHVH from the coding sequence ATCACCTATCGCCGTCGCAAGCGTAAGCAGCGGAACGCAGACGATGTCACCGACAGCGGCCTGCGCTTCGGCCCGGACGTACCCATTGAAGTCATCGAGCTCTCTGCGCCGCAACTCAATGGCCCGGAGGCCGATCAGTACGAGGTCATCGACACCAAGATCAGCCGCCGTCTGGCCCAGCGTCCCGGCAGCTACGTGGTGCTGGAGTACCGCCGCCCGGTGCTGCGGCACAAGCCCGGCCGCCACCTGATGGAAGTCCCGGCCCCCTCGGCGGTGTTCGAGGGCAGCCTGGCGGACGTCAGCCTGCTGGCCGGCATCCTGGTGGACAAGTTCTGTTATCACCTGCCGTTGTATCGCCAGCACCAGCGCCTCAAGGATGCCGGGATCACCCTGAGCCGGTCCACCCTGACGAACTATGTGCAGCGCAGCATCGAACTGCTGGAACCTATCGTCGATGCCCAATGGCGGCACATCCTGCAAAGCCGGGTGCTGGCCATGGACGAAACACCAATAAAAGCGGGGCGCAAGAAGAAAGGCCAGATGCAATCGACCTGGTACTGGCCGATCTATGGCGAGGACGACGAGCTCTGCTTCACCTGGTCGAGCAGTCGCGGCAGCGCGCACATCGAACAACAGCTCAAGAGCTTCGCCGGCGTGCTGCTCAGCGACGGCTATGCCGCCTATGACCGCTATGCAAAGAACAAGCCACAGATCACCCAGGCTCAATGCTGGGCGCATACCCGGCGCTACTTCGAGCGGGCGCAAAAGAGCGATCCACTCGCCCAGGAGGCCCTGACCCTGATCGGCGGTCTTTACCGGGTGGAGCAACAGATCCGGGAAAAAGGACTCGAAGGCCAGAAGAAACTGGACTACCGCAGCCGCCATGCCCTGCCGATCTTCGAGGCCTTCTTCGCCTGGTGCCACCAGCAGCGCCAGCGCATGGACCTGGTCAACACCGATCCCCTGGCCAAGGCTCTGGTGTACGCCGACAACCACCGGGAACAGCTGAAGATCTATCTCGGTGACCCGGAGGTGCCCATCGACACCAACCACCTGGAGCGGGCCCTGCGGGTGATCCCCATGGGACGCAAGAACTGGCTGTTCTGCTGGAGCGAGGTGGGGGCGAAGCACGTGGGCATCATCCAGAGCCTGCTCACCACTTGCCGGCTGCACAACGTGGATCCTTATACCTATCTGGTCGATGTGCTGCAGCGGGTAGCTCTGCATCCGGCCCGCGATGTCGAGGAACTGACGCCGCGTTGCTGGAAGGAACACTTCGCCGCCAACCCCCTGCGCTCGGATCTTGAACATGTCCATTGA
- the tnpB gene encoding IS66 family insertion sequence element accessory protein TnpB (TnpB, as the term is used for proteins encoded by IS66 family insertion elements, is considered an accessory protein, since TnpC, encoded by a neighboring gene, is a DDE family transposase.), with translation MLLPESGVRLWLYAPPTDMRKSFDGLSALVRQKLAEDPTSGPLFVFINRKRTQLKVLYFEQGGYCLWSKRLEQGRFHFNAQGGDKQALSWTDLKLIIEGIDLRSVRRFKRYRCGRKGRV, from the coding sequence ATGCTGTTGCCCGAGTCCGGTGTCCGGCTGTGGCTGTATGCACCACCGACGGACATGCGCAAGTCCTTCGATGGGCTCTCGGCCCTGGTACGGCAGAAGCTGGCCGAGGATCCGACCAGTGGCCCGCTGTTTGTCTTTATCAACCGCAAGCGCACCCAGCTGAAGGTGCTCTACTTCGAACAGGGCGGTTACTGCCTGTGGAGCAAGCGCCTGGAGCAAGGGCGCTTCCACTTCAATGCCCAGGGTGGCGACAAACAGGCGCTGAGCTGGACGGATCTGAAGCTGATTATCGAGGGTATCGATCTGCGGTCCGTGCGCCGCTTCAAGCGTTATCGATGTGGCCGAAAAGGGCGTGTCTAG
- the tnpA gene encoding IS66 family insertion sequence element accessory protein TnpA, with protein sequence MNKQRRKNEWQRLIEEQAASGLTQKAFCEQAGIAVATFGYWKRKLRAEGDKAGLDEVASTRRVSLDDWIELSPPVTEPAPGWHIELDLGNGLCLRLHQG encoded by the coding sequence ATGAACAAACAACGCCGCAAGAACGAGTGGCAACGTCTGATTGAGGAGCAGGCAGCCAGCGGCCTGACCCAGAAGGCCTTCTGTGAACAAGCCGGTATAGCAGTGGCGACCTTTGGCTATTGGAAGCGCAAGCTCCGGGCCGAAGGGGATAAGGCGGGTCTCGACGAGGTGGCGAGTACACGGCGTGTCTCACTGGACGACTGGATCGAGCTCTCGCCGCCGGTGACGGAGCCAGCGCCCGGGTGGCACATCGAACTCGATCTCGGCAACGGGCTCTGCCTGCGCCTGCACCAGGGATAG
- a CDS encoding MBL fold metallo-hydrolase: MWLGDAHFPGDAVVWLPEQQILFSGDLVYVDRMLGIHSWSNVLSWQKAFHKMEALHPKAIVPGHGQVCSLEKAQKETGAYLDWLVKNVGKALEEWQDLESYSQIWCTA; this comes from the coding sequence ATGTGGCTGGGCGACGCGCATTTTCCGGGTGATGCCGTCGTCTGGCTACCTGAACAACAAATCCTGTTCAGCGGAGACCTGGTCTATGTGGATAGGATGCTGGGGATTCATTCCTGGAGCAATGTTCTCAGTTGGCAAAAGGCGTTTCATAAAATGGAAGCTTTGCATCCAAAGGCAATCGTTCCCGGTCATGGTCAAGTCTGCTCCCTTGAGAAAGCACAAAAAGAAACCGGAGCCTATCTGGACTGGCTGGTCAAGAATGTTGGCAAGGCACTTGAAGAATGGCAGGATCTTGAGAGCTATAGTCAAATCTGGTGTACAGCCTGA